The Peromyscus maniculatus bairdii isolate BWxNUB_F1_BW_parent chromosome 14, HU_Pman_BW_mat_3.1, whole genome shotgun sequence genomic interval CACAGCGATGGAGAGGGTGGCCAGGAAGAGGGCCCGGCGGGAGGTGGTGCTGGCCAGGCGGAAGTCCCCTTTGGAGATGGCCTTGCTGGTCTAGGGAGACAAAAGGTTGACATAAGGCAGCATCCTCAGACCCAACAAAACAGCCCAGTCCACCAGGTCCTTCCCATCGTGCAGGGGAGCGTCAAGTCCTCCAGCTGAGACAGTGGCCGGCCAGagaggcccccccccccaggcccccTGTGCACTTACCCCCTGGGAGAAGTAGAAGGCAGCGATACCCAGCGGCCAGAAGCAGCACAGCATGGAGAAGAGAGTGAGCCCCAAGTGGTCCCTGGGAGGCAGGGTGAGGAAGGTGTCTTCACTTTCGCTCTCTGTCGAGGTCGCATCACTCTGCGAGAGAGTGGGGTTTGGTAGCAAAAGCCAGGGTCTGGCAAACCCTGCCAGACTGAGAAGAGTTAAAAACACACGGTTCTTTTGCCAGCCGCTAATCCCCGGGACCCGGAGGTGGAAGGAGATCATTGACTCCCATAAGTTATCATTTGACTCCCACACCTATCCTGTGACCATACAGCCAGTAAAGAAATAgctagagccaggcggtggtggcgcacgcctttaatcccagcactcgggaggtagagctggatctctgtgagttcaaggccagcctgggctacagatcaagatccaggacaggcaccaaaactacacagagaaaccctgtctcaaattaaaaaaagaaaagaaatagatagataaataatgtagggtttttttgtttgtttgtttgttttgttttatgtaacaaCAGAATAGGCATTATCCAGGGGGCAGATATAGACCAAACTCTGCTGAGTTTTGAGAGTTGAGACAAGGCTGGTCTTGTCACACCATGTCATGTGACCTGGTGAATGGTACTTTTAGGAACTTCTCACCACGGAAGAATGCAAGCCTCTGAATCTAGAGATGTTCATCACAGGAGAGAGACTGGTGAAGATGGAAGATTCTGAGAGGCGTTCTCAGTGCCCAAAGACCAGGTGATCGAGTTAACAAATGACCGAAGGGCTcacagtgaaagaccctgtcacTTTACAAATCACCTTGTAGAACATATTAAATTACACGGGGCGATATCGGAAAATCAGGTTATAAAGCCACATACTTtgtgggagagaggcagagaggaaacatAATCAGCCACCAAAATAATCACATTATTTCCAAGTGATTAATAGTCACTATTTACAATGGTTGCTATTTATCACTTGGGTTGATAAATAGTTAACTCAAGTGagtgtcttcctcctccttcttcaatagcgtatcatgtagcccaggctagccttgaattcaccaGGTAGCcagagctgaccttgaactcccgatctttctatctccacctcccaagataagtgtgctttcttttttgagacagggtcttactgtgtagtacAGGGTGTCTTTGAACTTTATATAGACCAAGTTGACACCAAATGcctcaccttcctgcctctacctcctgagtgttgggattaaaggcatgttatCACGACCAGTTtagaatctacacacacacacacacacacacacacacacacacaaaccaaaccaaacaaacaaaaccacgtTACTTACCTCCTCCTCCTGGCTGTCCTCCTGGCCCTGCAGCTCCTCTTGAACTCCATAGGACACAGTGTGGATGGTGACATCCTCCTCAGTTTTACCAGGTTCTGAGCCCTGTTCTGTGGGCCCCACTGGGGGCTCCCTGGCCTCGGTGAAGCTGGTCTCACAGCTGCCTGCTTTGGGCTCTTTGACCTTGTCCTTCCCCAGGAGGCAGCTGGGTCGATACCAAGCCTCCACGGCCAGCTGTAGGGACCCCGGGTCTAGGAGCTGATGGGTACGAGAGGGACCAGCACCTCCTAGGAGGTAGGAATAAAGCTTCTCTTGGCAGGACCAGCTGGCTGGGGGCTCCGTGTAGGGGTAGGGactgtggaggtgggtggggctCCTTGGCAGCAGAGGGTTCTGTAGTTCACTCAGGCTCTCCATGGTTCTGCCTGCAGTTGCCAGGGCGGGGAGTCTCAGTCCACCACTCAGTCCTCACAGAACCTGTCAGGAGAGAAAGACAGGTAGTCATGGAGGCCAGGCCACTGGATACGTGGCCTGGGGTGGTTAAACCTGTGAACATTTGGGTCCCAAGTTGGCCCCAAGCCCGGCTTTGCCCTTTTCACAGGTGGGACCTTGAGCTAGCTGTTGCTCAGAGCCCCAGTTTCTCTGTCTGTGAAGTGGGGATGGTAGTGGTCCTCACTTCCGAAAGACGATTCACTCATTTCCTTACTTGGCACGTGATTAATCAGTACTAGCTATATGCCAGGCTCTGGAGCGGGTGCTGAAAATACAGCGGCGAGAGAGGCAAAAGTCAGGGCGAAAGGGAGAAGTGTGTCTGCCGGTCTTCAGGAGTCTCGTCCGGGCGCAGAAGACGACTATAAAACAACTTGTCTACCCCAAAGAAGGACAGCACACGGCGGCACACAGACTTCACTGCGATGGGCAGAACCGATGGGGAAAATTTTTGTGTTGAGACGTGGAGAAGCCAGTGTACAAGGTGAGGGGAATGCTGCTGTAGCCTGGATCTGAATGCATCCCCCCCCACCAAAGACCGAGGTATTAAAGCagagtttctcaacctgtgggtcacaaccccctcACAGGGTCGCATATCAAGATATCCACAtgacagttcataacagtagcaaaattacagtaacaaCGAAGTAAATTTTATGATCGGGGGGTTCACTACAATATGAGGAGcaatattaaagggttgcagcattaggaaggttatgTTAAAGGCTTAGTAGTCTTTTGGTGTATGTGAAGATTGCGGAAACCTTTAAGAGGCGGGGCCTAGTGGGAGATTGTAGGTCATGGGGGTGTGGCCTCGAAGTGGATGGCGGGGATGCTGGTCCCTTGGGCCCACTCAGGCTCCTGACCTCTATAAGGGAAACAGCTCTCTCCACTTTAAGCTCTTTGCGCACGCGCAAAGCGTCAGGGCCTGTAGATCTTAGGCTGGAACCCCTGAAGGAGTCAAAACAGGCCTTTATTCCTCTTAAATCGATTGGGTATATTGTCGCAGCACCAGAAAGCATATTTCACACAGAGGGAGGAGTATCTGCGGAGGTCCTGTGGCTGGACAAAGGACGGCAGGGATGAGGGCCTGGGAGAGGGCTGATGTGGCTCAGGGTGCAGGCAGAGGGCTGAGGGCCAAATGTGTAGCCCTGCCGAGGTCTACGGGACTGCAGACATCAAGGGGGATGATGGGTGAGATTTGGTACTAAGTGTTTTCTATGCTTCTCATGCAGGCTGCATTGGACAGGGTCTAGTCCAACTGTGAAAGCATTACGATGCTTTGTatatattaaataagtaaatatttatttatttatttatttagagacagggtttctctgtgtagccctggttgtcctggaactggttcagtagaccaggctggcttcaaactcaggtatccgcctgtctctgcctcctgagtgctggatcaaaggcatgagccaccatgcccagctttaaatatttaagattaatattTACTgtcttttacttatgtgtatgtatatgtgtgtgcaaacacacaaacCCTTGAGGAGGCTAAAGAAGGTTctggatcacctggagctggaattacagataacTGTGAGTCACtggacatgtgtgctgggaactgagccctggtcctctataagagcaagtgcttttaaccatggaGTCATCTATTCAGCTCCCTCCCACTCCATGCTGctacccatttatttatttgtatgtttgttttttaagacagggtttctctgtgttgccctggctgtcctggaactcactctgtagaccaggctggccttgaactcattgagatccgcctgcctctgcctcccaagggctgggactaaaagcatgtgccaccaccacccagcttcatttatttatttttaaggctgGGTTTTATTACATTGCCCAGGTTAACTTCAAATTTACTATGTAATCCAGGCATAGTGACTTAAACCTATAAACCCAGTGCTCAGgtgtgaggccagtctaggctacatagtgagacattgtctctagACAAAACAAGTCGACAATAAAGTCCACCCCCAAACAATCAAATAAttagaaactcactatgtagctgaaactGGCCTTAAAATCTCCCTGCCTCAACCCCCCACTTGCGGGGTGTGCACAAACACTCCTGGCTTGTTGGTGGGTGGAGTTTACTGTGTCTTCAGGTAAACTGAGGATCCTTGGAACTCCCCGAagatacaggcctgtaatcccagttagtgggaggctgaggcaggaggactgccaagTGCAAGGtctgcctggactacagagatgCTGGGAACTCAGGGGTAGAGTTGGAGAGATGGGGACAGGGGACGTTACCAGTCTTGGTGGCCGATGGCACTGGGGGCTGGCTGAAGGAGGGCTTATTCTTTAGTCAGGCAGGTCTGTGCTCAGCTTGGCACAGGGGCTGCATTTGTGGTTACAGCTTTTGCCAGGGGAGGGAACTTgcccacccctccacacacaccccacccccgcccccaaatgTAGTTTTAAGAAGTGCACGTCAGGCTAATCTGCCCTCAAGGTAAACTGTGAGCTTGGAAACTTCCTGCAAGACCTAAGGCACCTATGGGTACTGAAGCCTGCATCTGTACACCCAGCTGcaagtgcacacatgtggtgatatattgtgtaccctaataaatttgcctgatgatcagagaacagaacaagccccTAGATTaaaaacatagaggccagacagtggtggcacacacctataatcctagcactcgggaggcagagatctgtctggatctctgtgagttcaaagccaccctggactacatgagattgactcagttaCGGGGTGGTTTGGGTGTAACTTGCCCTGGATTTTGGTCTGCAGATTTGGCTTTGATAACTCCGGTTAACTTCATGATCCCGAGTTTCATCATCCATAAAGGCCAGATAatgctggtggtggcacacgcctttagtcccagtacttgggaggcagaggcaggtggatctcagtgagttcgaggccagcctggtctgcaaagtgagttctaggacagccaaggctacacagagaaaccctgtcttgaaaaacaaaaaaccaaagcaaaaagcAAATGATCTATCCCATGAAGATCTGTCTTGAGGATCCAAAGAGGTGGCTGAGGTGACAGGTAGATGATACATGAAGAGAGgctgttgttctttaaaaaattttttttacttatttattttacgtgtatgatatgtatacacatgtgtaacatgatatgtatacacatgtataacatatgcatgcctggtggccACAGAGAtcaagagtgtgtcagatccaccggaactggagttatggatggctgtgagtcaccatgtggatgctgggaactaaccttgggttctctggaagaacagcaaatgcccttaaccactgagcctagGAGGCTGCAATCCTTATTTCTGGACTGCAGAACTCATCCTCACCCACTAGGGCCATTTCTGATCTCCCAGATGCCGCTCTGCTAACGATAGAAGGGAAGTGTCGGGAGAGATTTCTGTTCCCAGGGCTGAGGTTACTGGATCCCATGCCCCGTTCCCGCCCCATCAAACATTCGAAGTCAGTGCCTGGGAAAGggtcatttctgcttctgcccCCAAGGGGCATGGATGGATTCTAGGAAGATGGTTCCGGAGTAACCTGAGGCAGCATGGCTCCAGGAACAGTGCCTGGGtggcagacagagagggagtACCTGGAACGGAGGGGCATCAGGACAGGAGCAGGGCACTGAGGGCATGTCCAAAGGATGCTAGGTTACCCTGGCTGACTCACCCATGGGGAGGACATGGGCTGATGTCTGCAtgaggatgaaggaaggaggagaggttGCCATGGTGCTGAGTCCCTGAGAGTGGCTGCCTTGGACCTGAAGCTGGAGGAATGCCTTATGAAGGATCACAGAGTGCAACTGACAGGGATGTGTGGCCCAACAGTCCACCTCCCAATGAGGAGGGAGCACCAGGGCTGCAGGGCTGCCACGTGCCTCGGGGCCCTGCTTACATGTCACTCTCCTGTGATTTCCATGTGGCTGCCACCCAGCTGTGACAGAAGTTTCCTAGTGTAGTGATGGGGTGTGATGCTTGGGCTGGGAGGCAGGTTCGGATCACAAAGGCAGGACCTCATCCTTCCTCCCTGGGAGCTCATTCCTGGTCTAtgggcctcttctggcctctcagttTCCCTGAGGGGTTTGGAGGAAGTGACCACAGAGGGCAACCGTGGTACTAACATTTTATGATTCTATAGTGCCATGGAGCCCCAGGAGGGAGCCCCTCTTTGAACACTCTGTCAAAATAGAGGAGGAATGAGCACACTTCAGAGCCCAGTGAAGGATACCATCATGATTCCCTGCCGTTGCCCAGTGGGCAGGTCCAGTGAGGTGAGGGAAAGGCAAGGTCTCTTTTGGATAGGTAGGCAGCAGAGCCTTGAAGTTAACTCAGACTTCCCAGCTCCATCTGTACCACCCTGGTTCCTGCCGTAGGCCTACCCATTTCTCTGGGAACCAAGGACATAGCTCCCAGAGGACCCTGGGTCTCTCCTCTAGATGGTCTTAATGGATAGCCTCTGGGTCTAGGGCCTCCAGGGTGTCCCAGCCAAAAGTAGTGCTGTCACTCTCCGTGAAGCTGAGGTGTGCAGGGGCCTTGAGGAGGAGTGGGCAGCCCCAGGGCATTTAGAACAGCTACATGTATCAAAGTCACCCCTGCCCTAACCTCTACCTCACCGGGAGGCCTTGGCAAGTCTCTGCCCTTCCCTTTCatgccccgcccccgcccccttcAAAAGAGATACAGAGATGCCTGGAAACCATAGGGGCATTTGTAAAGTCCAAAGCAGGCAGGGGCAAGTGACCCCAGCTCGGTCCCTGTTCCGGTCAGCCTCTCTAGTTCAGACACCAGCTGAGTCTCTGCAGTCCGGGTCACATCCAGCCTTGTCTGGACTTTCTCCTTCCTTGTGCTCTGAGGGGTttcctcccagccccccacccccaccccccgcacccCCACAAGCAAGGCTTTGCGACCCTTCACGCACAAAGATGTGTGGTTCCTATACAGTGGGAAAGCGAGAAGTCGTTTGACTGTCCAAGAACTGGAAACAAGTTCAGTAAATGATGGCACCCGATCCAGTGGTACAAGGCCTCCGAACAGAAAGGCTCACAAAGAATAATGACTTGGGAAAATGCTCATTGCCGTTCcaatgaggaggaagaaaagcaatcGGTGCGTGCAGCCGTCTCCACTCTGCCAAAATGTCAACAGCGATTAGCTGGGGTGGAGGTCCGGGAGCTTTCACCTTCTTCTTCATGCcctcttttttctgtttcccacattcgttcattcattcattcattcattcattcatttatttacaatgagcatatacttttaaaaactccttttaaatcaaaacaaaaataattaagggCTTAGATTTCTTCCTAGCCAGATGGCCGAAAATCCATTGAAAGTTATGCGCTCTTGCTGTGTTTGGTGGCTGAGTGTAACATTAAAGCCTTTCCCTGTCCATGTTCCTATCTATGTGTACTtcaacttttgaaaaaaaaaaaaaaaaagtccctggtGGGTGGTTGTAGCCAAGAGTCACAGATCTTTATCTATGCCTCTACCCTCACCCCTCAACTACAAGGTCAATAACAGAGTTCATGGCCTCATCCCAGGGACCCTACTCTGAGTCCTGATTGGGAGAAAGGATCGTGGGTCACTAAGTCTTCTGTGCCAGTGGCCTGGCTGGGCCTTTGGGCCTGATTTTTAGATCTGCCTCCCGAGGTTCTTGTTCCTCAGGGTGGGAGACCAAAGCAGTGATAGATCAGTGGCCATCGCAGCTACCTGGTCTTACATGGGCTGTGTGTGCCTCCTTGACTCTGGTATGGTTGCTTGTGTGCCTGCACatatgagtgtgtgcgtgtgcatgcacatgcaagtGCGTGCATGTGCGAACATGTGTGCTCTGCTCCAGAGGACAGGCTCAAGAAGGCCTGGGATCTCTGAAGTCCCTATAAATGACGTAAGTGGAGTTGTGAGTCTGAATCTGCAAAAGAAGAGTTGGGGAGAAGGTGTCTCTGAGAACGCCAAACCCTTGGGGTTGTCTCCTGAATGAGGACTAGCTGAGCCCTGAGGTTGAGGCTTTGCATGCACAGACCGAGGACAGGAAACCATCCAGGGATCCCCCAGAGTCCAATTACAGCCTCCTGTGATCACACAGAGCAACCGTAGACGTCCTTACCCAGAAAATGTACGGAGAGTTAGGAGGGGCTGACTAACAACTCAGCCCAGCCGCCGCCGCTCCCTGGAAGAATTCTCCTCGGAGAAGAA includes:
- the Syndig1l gene encoding synapse differentiation-inducing gene protein 1-like; translated protein: MESLSELQNPLLPRSPTHLHSPYPYTEPPASWSCQEKLYSYLLGGAGPSRTHQLLDPGSLQLAVEAWYRPSCLLGKDKVKEPKAGSCETSFTEAREPPVGPTEQGSEPGKTEEDVTIHTVSYGVQEELQGQEDSQEEESDATSTESESEDTFLTLPPRDHLGLTLFSMLCCFWPLGIAAFYFSQGTSKAISKGDFRLASTTSRRALFLATLSIAVGAGLYVAVVVALAAYMSQNGHG